One region of Edaphobacter bradus genomic DNA includes:
- a CDS encoding porin → MAHLYRAVSLASFLAASSFFAVSSLKAETSPSETSSVSSSIVIPALTEDVLPPEVRQQKSFFARLAQAYRGDWNPNTPGGPDPERRGYPGPLDSTPFPSSDYSVGGTPVIGAPDTQTYPLMEAINQNRGHVKIYGWFNTGFNISTSNRGVGANSPAAYYYTPNTFVPDQQVLYIERLPNSVQTEHFDWGFRVAQLYGQDYRYTTSKGVFSQQLLLKNNSRGYDPVMYYIDLYFPHVAQGMNVRIGRYISLPDIEAQLAPNNYTYSHSLLYTIDPYTQTGIVASIKLSDHWLVQAGFSDGNDVAPWTSDAQPTGTACVDFTWSHGGDALYTCANSFNNGKYAYNNLQSYYETWYHKINATWHTDTEAWYMYERDVPNIAGNVANPITPEIGANGAFCRPGQLRCYAPEFAVVNYLEKQFSKRSYLSIRNEFVDDIKGQRTGYKTRYTEHLVSYGHWIGSTVLFRPELRFEHSYDMPAYDNGYKSTQFIVAGDVTYHF, encoded by the coding sequence ATGGCACATCTCTATCGCGCCGTTTCACTGGCGTCTTTCCTCGCCGCATCTTCTTTCTTTGCCGTCAGTTCTCTCAAGGCGGAGACCTCCCCGTCCGAAACGTCTTCCGTCAGCAGCTCTATCGTCATACCCGCTCTCACTGAAGACGTTCTTCCCCCGGAGGTCAGGCAGCAGAAGAGCTTCTTTGCGCGTCTGGCGCAGGCCTATCGAGGCGACTGGAACCCGAATACTCCCGGCGGCCCCGACCCGGAGCGCCGCGGCTATCCGGGGCCGCTTGATTCGACGCCCTTTCCCTCGAGCGACTACAGCGTTGGCGGGACACCCGTCATTGGAGCGCCGGATACACAGACTTACCCGCTCATGGAGGCCATCAACCAGAACCGCGGCCACGTTAAGATCTACGGCTGGTTCAACACTGGCTTCAACATCAGCACCTCCAACCGCGGCGTCGGAGCCAACTCGCCAGCCGCGTACTATTACACTCCCAACACGTTCGTTCCCGACCAGCAGGTCCTCTATATAGAGCGCCTTCCCAATTCTGTACAGACGGAGCACTTCGACTGGGGTTTTCGCGTTGCTCAGCTCTATGGGCAGGACTACCGCTACACCACGTCGAAGGGGGTCTTCTCCCAGCAGCTTCTGCTCAAGAACAATTCTCGCGGTTATGACCCCGTGATGTACTACATCGACCTTTATTTCCCACATGTCGCGCAGGGAATGAACGTTCGGATAGGCCGTTACATCTCGCTGCCGGATATTGAAGCGCAGCTCGCTCCGAACAACTACACCTACTCGCACTCGCTGCTTTACACCATTGACCCCTACACCCAGACGGGCATCGTTGCCAGCATCAAGCTCTCCGATCATTGGCTCGTACAGGCGGGTTTTTCCGACGGCAACGACGTCGCCCCCTGGACGTCCGACGCCCAGCCTACCGGCACAGCGTGTGTCGATTTCACCTGGAGCCATGGCGGCGATGCGCTCTATACCTGCGCCAACTCGTTCAACAATGGCAAGTACGCTTACAACAATCTCCAGAGCTACTACGAGACCTGGTACCACAAGATCAACGCCACGTGGCATACCGACACGGAGGCCTGGTACATGTACGAGCGCGATGTGCCTAATATTGCAGGCAATGTAGCGAATCCCATCACACCGGAGATCGGCGCCAACGGGGCTTTCTGCAGGCCGGGTCAGCTCCGCTGCTACGCGCCGGAGTTCGCCGTCGTCAACTACCTGGAGAAGCAGTTCAGCAAGCGAAGCTATCTCTCGATCCGCAACGAGTTCGTGGACGACATCAAGGGACAGCGCACAGGCTACAAGACCAGGTATACGGAACATCTGGTGAGCTATGGTCACTGGATTGGCTCGACGGTCCTCTTTCGGCCGGAGCTGCGTTTTGAGCACTCCTACGACATGCCCGCCTACGACAATGGATATAAGTCGACCCAGTTCATCGTCGCCGGCGACGTAACGTACCACTTCTAG
- a CDS encoding PIN domain-containing protein, whose amino-acid sequence MTAASRLTLDTNILIYAIDASAGRKHSVARSLVLRAAAAHQPLMLQSLNELCAVATRKRFLDPAKIVAAVEFHRDAFPLIAANANDLTDAVSAHHDHNLPFWDALLWATARRAGCRLIVSEDFQDGRTLGGVLFRNPFAKKLPVEIDELLS is encoded by the coding sequence ATGACCGCGGCCTCTAGGCTTACGCTCGATACCAACATCCTTATCTACGCCATCGACGCCTCGGCCGGCAGAAAGCATAGCGTGGCGCGCAGCCTTGTGCTTCGTGCCGCCGCTGCGCATCAGCCGCTCATGTTGCAGTCGCTCAACGAGCTCTGCGCCGTTGCGACGCGGAAACGCTTCCTCGATCCGGCGAAGATCGTCGCGGCGGTCGAGTTTCATCGCGATGCTTTTCCGCTGATTGCAGCTAACGCTAACGACCTCACTGACGCCGTCAGCGCGCACCACGACCACAATCTGCCGTTTTGGGATGCGCTGCTGTGGGCCACTGCGCGCCGCGCAGGCTGCCGCCTTATCGTCAGTGAGGACTTCCAGGATGGACGCACACTCGGGGGTGTCCTCTTCCGCAATCCGTTTGCGAAAAAGCTGCCTGTTGAGATTGACGAACTACTCTCATGA
- a CDS encoding type II toxin-antitoxin system Phd/YefM family antitoxin, whose amino-acid sequence MRRVSLREANQNFSSCIAEVEAGESLLLVRRGKPVARIVPYDKEPRDLKHEAAVKRLKAFLDKGIDLGGLRANREELYDRGL is encoded by the coding sequence ATGCGCCGGGTTTCGCTGCGTGAAGCAAACCAGAATTTTTCGTCCTGTATCGCCGAGGTCGAGGCCGGGGAGAGCCTTCTCCTCGTCCGCCGGGGCAAGCCTGTCGCACGTATCGTCCCCTATGACAAAGAACCTCGCGACCTGAAGCATGAGGCGGCGGTCAAGCGGCTCAAGGCTTTTCTGGACAAGGGGATCGACCTCGGCGGTTTGCGGGCCAACCGGGAAGAGCTGTATGACCGCGGCCTCTAG
- the alaS gene encoding alanine--tRNA ligase — MNYRSGSQIREDFLRFFEVKGHRRVHSSSLVPANDPTLLFTNAGMNQFKDAFLGLEKRDYSRATTSQKCVRAGGKHNDLENVGFTRRHHTFFEMLGNFSFGDYFKKDAIAYAWELLSSKEWFNIDPSRLYVTIFEGDEGVPRDAEAYKYWLDVGVPAERIHELGAKDNFWQMGDTGPCGPCSEIYYDLGVEAGEDPAIDRPFGEDEQRYVEIWNLVFMQFDRTITASGPLLTPLPKPSIDTGMGLERVACVLQGVLSNFETDLFTPLINRAEQLTHHKVEPDHEIDHRSQASLRIIADHSRAATFLISDGVLPSNEGRGYVLRKIMRRGIRHGRLLGQEKPFMHEMVYAVRDEMAAAYPELKESADRVAKVVLAEEQQFARVIESASRKFDELMDEAEEVGKLHTSIILNIAASADSSHPLATKGVVEGAKAFKIYETFGLPLDFMQDATRDRGLVFDQIGFEQAMREEQGRARKSWTGTEYKTVAKPLYNELAKTEFEGYSALRTDGAKILALVKDGVGVPELKAGEQGEAVLDATSFYADSGGQVGDIGWLYSDDHNTVVADVHGATKPVQGIFAHKITARETLAVNDTVDTVVDAENRRATERNHTGTHLLHAALREVLGKHVKQAGSLVNASRLRFDFSHFTGVAEEEQQQIEDLVNREVLNNTKVETMVDVPIDVAVNELGAMALFGEKYGERVRVVKIGDFSTELCGGTHTGATGEIGLIKLVGEGSVSSGVRRVEAISGTGALHQFRRDYDVTRVVSQVVGSSDASPADAIRNKIATQEEEMKRLRRELDQLRMKSASASTADAASSAVEVKGIKVLAQRVDGLDKGQMRTLVDTLRTKLGSGIVVLGAAAEDKVSLIVGVTKDLTTRVQAGKVVGQLAALVGGKGGGRPDLAEAGGSDIAALDAALAKSATVIEGLL, encoded by the coding sequence ATGAACTATAGGTCGGGAAGCCAGATTCGGGAAGATTTTCTGCGGTTTTTTGAAGTCAAGGGGCACCGCCGCGTGCACTCGTCGTCGCTTGTGCCGGCGAACGACCCCACGCTGCTGTTCACCAACGCCGGCATGAACCAGTTCAAGGACGCCTTCCTCGGCCTCGAGAAGCGCGACTACTCCCGCGCCACCACCTCGCAAAAGTGCGTCCGCGCCGGCGGCAAGCACAACGACCTCGAAAACGTTGGCTTTACCCGCCGCCACCACACCTTCTTCGAGATGCTCGGCAACTTCAGCTTCGGCGACTACTTCAAGAAGGACGCCATCGCCTACGCCTGGGAGCTCCTCTCCTCGAAAGAGTGGTTCAACATCGACCCCTCAAGACTCTACGTCACCATCTTCGAGGGTGACGAGGGCGTTCCCCGCGACGCTGAGGCCTACAAATACTGGCTCGACGTAGGCGTTCCCGCCGAGCGCATCCACGAGCTCGGAGCCAAGGACAACTTCTGGCAGATGGGCGACACTGGCCCCTGCGGCCCCTGCAGCGAGATTTACTACGACCTCGGCGTCGAAGCCGGCGAAGACCCCGCCATCGATCGCCCCTTCGGCGAAGACGAGCAGCGCTACGTCGAGATCTGGAACCTCGTCTTCATGCAGTTCGACCGCACCATCACCGCAAGCGGCCCGCTGCTCACGCCGCTCCCCAAGCCCTCCATCGACACCGGCATGGGCCTCGAGCGCGTCGCCTGCGTGCTGCAAGGCGTCCTCTCTAACTTCGAGACCGACCTCTTCACCCCGCTCATCAACCGCGCCGAGCAGCTCACGCACCACAAGGTCGAGCCCGACCACGAGATCGACCATCGCTCGCAGGCCAGCCTGCGCATCATCGCCGACCACTCCCGCGCCGCCACCTTCCTCATCTCCGACGGAGTCCTTCCTTCGAACGAAGGCCGCGGCTACGTCCTCCGCAAGATCATGCGCCGCGGAATCCGCCACGGCCGCCTGCTCGGCCAGGAAAAGCCCTTCATGCACGAGATGGTCTACGCCGTCCGAGACGAGATGGCCGCAGCCTACCCCGAGCTCAAAGAATCCGCCGACCGCGTCGCAAAAGTCGTCCTCGCCGAAGAGCAACAGTTCGCTCGAGTTATCGAATCGGCTTCGCGAAAATTTGACGAGTTGATGGATGAGGCAGAAGAAGTCGGCAAACTCCATACGTCCATAATTTTGAACATCGCGGCATCTGCCGACAGCTCTCATCCGCTCGCCACAAAAGGCGTTGTTGAGGGAGCCAAAGCATTCAAGATTTATGAAACATTTGGGCTTCCTCTGGACTTCATGCAAGACGCCACACGAGACCGAGGATTAGTCTTCGATCAAATTGGATTCGAGCAGGCGATGCGTGAAGAGCAAGGGCGTGCTCGAAAGTCTTGGACCGGGACAGAATACAAAACTGTTGCAAAACCCCTTTATAACGAACTAGCCAAGACCGAGTTCGAAGGCTACTCCGCCCTCCGCACCGACGGAGCCAAGATCCTAGCCCTCGTAAAAGATGGAGTAGGCGTCCCCGAGCTCAAAGCCGGCGAACAGGGCGAAGCCGTCCTCGACGCCACAAGCTTCTACGCCGACTCCGGCGGCCAGGTCGGCGACATCGGCTGGCTCTACTCCGACGACCACAACACCGTCGTCGCCGACGTGCACGGCGCAACCAAGCCCGTCCAGGGCATCTTCGCCCACAAGATCACCGCGCGAGAGACTCTCGCCGTCAACGACACCGTCGATACCGTCGTCGATGCCGAAAACCGCCGCGCCACCGAGCGCAACCACACCGGCACCCACCTGCTGCACGCCGCGCTCCGCGAGGTCCTCGGCAAACACGTCAAGCAGGCCGGCTCGCTCGTCAACGCATCGCGCCTGCGCTTCGACTTCTCCCACTTCACCGGAGTCGCCGAAGAAGAGCAGCAGCAGATCGAAGATCTCGTCAACCGCGAAGTCCTCAACAACACCAAAGTCGAGACCATGGTGGACGTTCCCATCGACGTCGCCGTCAACGAGCTCGGCGCAATGGCCCTCTTCGGCGAGAAGTACGGAGAGCGCGTGCGCGTCGTAAAGATCGGCGACTTCTCGACCGAGCTGTGCGGTGGAACCCACACGGGCGCCACCGGTGAGATCGGCCTCATCAAGCTCGTCGGCGAGGGCTCGGTCTCGAGCGGCGTCCGTCGCGTCGAAGCCATCAGCGGAACCGGAGCACTCCATCAGTTCCGCCGCGACTATGACGTGACCCGCGTCGTCAGCCAGGTCGTGGGTTCGTCCGATGCCTCTCCCGCCGATGCGATCCGCAACAAGATCGCCACGCAGGAGGAGGAGATGAAGCGCCTCCGCCGAGAGCTCGATCAGCTACGCATGAAGTCCGCCTCCGCCTCGACCGCCGACGCAGCCTCCTCCGCAGTCGAAGTGAAGGGCATCAAGGTCCTCGCCCAGCGCGTCGACGGCCTCGACAAAGGCCAGATGCGCACGCTCGTCGACACCTTGCGCACCAAGCTCGGCTCCGGCATCGTCGTGCTCGGTGCAGCCGCCGAGGACAAGGTCTCGCTCATCGTCGGAGTCACGAAAGACCTCACCACGCGCGTGCAAGCGGGCAAAGTCGTAGGCCAACTCGCAGCGCTGGTCGGAGGTAAAGGCGGAGGCCGCCCCGATCTCGCCGAGGCCGGTGGCAGCGACATCGCCGCGCTCGACGCAGCGTTGGCAAAGTCAGCCACAGTAATCGAAGGCCTCCTCTAA
- a CDS encoding N-acetylmuramoyl-L-alanine amidase, translated as MLVCKKLRGPRLSTAGAAALRCGFVVVVCCEIAIAPNFVEAKPRAAVQKHVVEASPWEKATQGREALEAIPEANRTKADYARALDGFRAIYHDAPQSQYAAPAVNTVAELLAEQGRTLHDPKSLKAAVGQYEFLRTQYPGSSLRVAALLAEAQIYENDLHDTAAAHERYSLFLKQYPHSSLAEEARAGLDSLKPGAIHRTQSAAAEAVVPWHATLIAPAHATSATTDDRPGTSAPVNEALNAGPETGTDTSTDAAQKSQPQPESTGLSHIAKTSAKRHRLAQVTGIRHWSTPNYTRVAIDLGDDVTYEAARVPNPDRIYFDLHGTRLAQELVGHSFTVTDDGFLKRIRAAQFSNDMTRVVLDVNDVTEYSAFLLPNPYRLIIDIHGGAQPQNSASKTQPADILSTRPVPNTVATRNANTTTEVAAISDQPGKVEATSVPTSQPIAAVVPGSGAPAANTTDVNTSSRTTASSRSTSHRGKKTEPAEPARAASPTADGQTSLVRALGLKIGRIVIDAGHGGHDSGTIGADGIEEKDVVLDVALRLGKLLHDRLGSEIIYTRSDDTFIPLETRTAIANKAQADLFLSIHANSSSDPTARGVETYYLNFTSQPDALEVAARENAVSDQSIHQLSDLVKKIALKDKIDESREFASDVETSLYSGLQKGNSGLKNRGVKKAPFVVLIGANMPSILAEISFVTNPKDASQLRQPEYRERVAESLYKGVARYEGGLSGSKVPTERASTRTAQSNSLQ; from the coding sequence ATGCTTGTGTGCAAGAAGCTGCGGGGACCAAGGTTGAGCACTGCCGGCGCGGCGGCGTTGCGCTGCGGATTTGTAGTAGTCGTGTGCTGTGAAATCGCCATCGCGCCGAACTTCGTTGAAGCGAAGCCCAGGGCCGCAGTGCAGAAGCACGTCGTTGAAGCGTCGCCGTGGGAGAAAGCCACGCAAGGCCGCGAAGCCCTCGAAGCAATCCCCGAAGCAAATCGAACCAAGGCCGACTACGCCCGCGCACTCGACGGCTTCCGCGCCATCTACCACGACGCTCCGCAGAGCCAGTACGCCGCCCCCGCCGTCAACACCGTGGCCGAACTGCTCGCCGAGCAGGGCCGCACCCTGCACGATCCAAAGAGTCTGAAGGCCGCCGTCGGCCAGTACGAGTTTCTCCGCACGCAGTACCCCGGCAGCTCCCTTCGCGTGGCCGCCCTGCTCGCCGAGGCGCAGATCTACGAGAACGATCTCCACGACACCGCCGCTGCGCATGAGCGCTACTCCCTCTTTCTCAAGCAGTACCCGCACAGCTCGCTCGCCGAAGAAGCCCGCGCGGGCCTGGACTCGCTGAAGCCCGGAGCGATCCACAGGACACAAAGCGCTGCCGCCGAAGCAGTCGTCCCTTGGCACGCAACGCTTATCGCGCCTGCTCATGCCACGTCGGCGACAACAGACGACCGCCCGGGAACCTCAGCACCTGTGAACGAGGCCCTTAACGCGGGCCCAGAAACAGGCACAGACACAAGCACAGACGCGGCCCAGAAGTCCCAGCCGCAGCCCGAGAGCACCGGCCTCTCGCACATCGCCAAAACGTCGGCGAAGCGCCACCGCCTCGCGCAGGTCACTGGAATCCGCCACTGGTCCACGCCGAACTACACGCGTGTCGCCATCGACCTCGGCGACGACGTCACCTACGAAGCCGCGCGCGTCCCCAATCCCGACCGCATCTACTTCGACCTGCACGGCACGCGCCTCGCGCAGGAGCTCGTCGGCCACAGCTTCACCGTCACCGACGACGGCTTCCTCAAGCGCATCCGCGCCGCCCAGTTCTCCAACGACATGACGCGTGTCGTGCTCGACGTCAACGACGTCACCGAGTACTCGGCCTTCCTCCTGCCGAACCCCTACCGCCTCATCATCGACATCCACGGCGGCGCGCAGCCTCAGAACTCAGCCAGCAAGACGCAGCCGGCCGACATCTTGTCTACCCGCCCCGTGCCAAACACCGTCGCGACACGAAACGCCAACACCACCACCGAGGTCGCGGCTATCAGCGATCAGCCCGGCAAGGTCGAGGCCACCAGCGTCCCCACCTCGCAGCCTATCGCTGCCGTCGTGCCCGGCTCGGGAGCCCCTGCCGCGAACACCACCGACGTGAACACCTCCAGCAGAACCACCGCCTCATCCCGGTCCACCAGCCACCGCGGCAAAAAGACCGAGCCCGCCGAGCCCGCGCGCGCAGCCAGCCCCACCGCCGACGGGCAAACTTCTCTCGTCCGCGCCCTGGGCCTTAAGATCGGCCGCATCGTCATCGACGCCGGCCACGGCGGCCACGACTCCGGAACCATCGGTGCCGACGGCATCGAAGAGAAGGACGTTGTGCTCGACGTCGCGCTGCGCCTAGGCAAGCTGCTGCATGACCGTCTCGGCTCCGAGATCATCTACACCCGCTCCGACGACACCTTCATCCCGCTCGAAACGCGCACCGCCATCGCCAACAAGGCGCAGGCCGACCTCTTCCTCAGCATTCACGCCAACTCCTCGAGCGATCCCACCGCGCGCGGCGTCGAAACCTACTACCTCAACTTCACCTCGCAGCCCGACGCCCTCGAAGTCGCCGCCCGCGAGAACGCCGTCTCCGATCAGTCCATCCATCAGCTAAGCGACCTCGTCAAAAAGATCGCCCTCAAGGACAAGATCGACGAGTCGCGCGAGTTCGCAAGCGACGTTGAAACCAGCCTTTACTCAGGTCTTCAGAAGGGCAACTCTGGCCTGAAGAATCGCGGCGTCAAGAAGGCCCCCTTCGTCGTGCTAATCGGCGCGAACATGCCGTCGATCCTCGCCGAGATCTCCTTCGTCACCAACCCGAAGGACGCCAGCCAGCTTCGTCAGCCCGAGTACCGCGAGCGCGTCGCTGAAAGCCTCTACAAAGGCGTCGCCCGTTACGAAGGCGGCCTGAGCGGGTCCAAAGTGCCGACCGAGCGCGCCAGCACCCGCACGGCTCAATCAAATTCGCTTCAGTGA
- a CDS encoding carbohydrate-binding protein: protein MAVSAAMVFATVFAHGANVPKDYKGTPYGDNKHKGVAQSVPGRVECAYYDRGGEGVAYHDTDAKNHGSGELNPANGTYLNEFRMGEGVDTSYTKFHRMPDLFDDNSYNKVQPPADQLYVGWTEPGEWFRITVDVAHAGLYSADLLYTSNRGGSISLDVNGKDATGPLAIESTYDVADPIAWRQWHHWNLAKGLVKVRLPAGKTVLTVHILTQGQMNLAYFDFKEAH, encoded by the coding sequence ATGGCTGTGTCGGCAGCGATGGTCTTTGCCACGGTTTTTGCGCATGGAGCGAATGTTCCGAAGGACTACAAGGGAACTCCTTACGGGGACAACAAGCATAAGGGTGTCGCGCAGAGTGTTCCGGGGCGGGTGGAGTGCGCTTACTACGATCGCGGCGGCGAGGGTGTGGCCTATCACGATACGGATGCGAAGAACCATGGCAGCGGGGAGCTGAATCCCGCCAACGGAACTTACCTGAATGAGTTCCGAATGGGCGAGGGTGTCGACACTTCTTATACGAAGTTTCACAGGATGCCCGATCTGTTCGATGACAATTCTTACAATAAAGTTCAGCCGCCTGCGGACCAGCTTTACGTGGGATGGACCGAGCCGGGGGAGTGGTTCCGGATTACGGTGGATGTCGCACACGCGGGCTTATACAGTGCCGATCTGCTTTACACGTCGAATCGCGGTGGGTCGATCTCGCTGGATGTCAATGGAAAGGATGCGACGGGGCCGCTGGCGATCGAGTCAACCTATGATGTGGCTGATCCAATTGCGTGGAGGCAGTGGCATCACTGGAATCTCGCGAAGGGATTGGTGAAGGTGAGGCTGCCTGCGGGGAAGACCGTGTTGACCGTGCACATTCTGACGCAGGGTCAGATGAATCTTGCTTACTTTGACTTCAAGGAAGCTCACTGA
- a CDS encoding aldo/keto reductase — translation MKTPDQLRNEGRRNFLKTGGSAIAASVAAAALPTKALAEPAIPTTAAAQAVQEMMPTRNLGRTGFRAGIFGLGGQGALEKHDNEAVAIPIIERALELGVNYFDTSAIYGGPDRWSEQYLGRGLKGRRDRVFLASKTKERTRDAALRNLEVSLKLLNTDHLDTWQLHDVGIQEDIDQIFGKGGAIEAFTEARDQKMVRHLGITGRFRPEALMEGIRRFPFDTVLMGLNAADKYHYSFAKELLPMAVEKQMGIIGMKVMARGRILSSWTPPPVDEQKRSWEGTGAIATTPGTLTKHETMFYTLSLPISTAIIGCDTVAQVEECAQLARDFTPLSDRQMTELADKTEPIAEQALFFRLMPR, via the coding sequence ATGAAGACTCCCGATCAACTTCGCAATGAAGGCCGCCGCAACTTCCTCAAGACCGGCGGCAGCGCCATCGCGGCAAGCGTCGCCGCCGCTGCGCTTCCGACGAAGGCCCTCGCAGAACCCGCCATCCCAACAACAGCAGCCGCGCAGGCCGTGCAGGAGATGATGCCCACACGCAACCTCGGCCGCACCGGCTTCCGCGCGGGAATCTTCGGCCTCGGCGGACAAGGAGCGCTCGAGAAGCATGACAACGAAGCTGTCGCCATCCCAATCATCGAGCGCGCGCTCGAGCTCGGCGTCAACTACTTCGACACCTCCGCCATCTACGGCGGCCCCGACCGTTGGAGCGAGCAGTACCTCGGCAGAGGCCTCAAGGGCCGTCGCGACCGGGTCTTCCTCGCCAGCAAGACCAAGGAGCGCACCCGCGACGCTGCGCTGCGCAACCTCGAGGTCTCACTCAAGCTGCTCAACACCGACCACCTCGACACATGGCAGCTTCACGACGTCGGCATTCAGGAAGACATCGACCAGATCTTCGGCAAAGGCGGAGCCATCGAGGCCTTCACCGAGGCGCGCGACCAGAAGATGGTGCGTCACCTCGGCATCACCGGCCGCTTCCGCCCCGAAGCCCTCATGGAAGGCATCCGCCGCTTCCCCTTCGACACTGTCCTCATGGGACTCAACGCAGCCGACAAGTACCACTACTCCTTCGCCAAAGAGCTGCTCCCAATGGCCGTCGAAAAGCAGATGGGCATCATCGGCATGAAGGTCATGGCGCGCGGCCGCATCCTCTCCAGTTGGACGCCGCCTCCCGTCGATGAGCAGAAGAGATCGTGGGAGGGCACCGGAGCCATCGCCACCACGCCCGGCACGCTAACCAAACACGAGACGATGTTCTACACACTCTCGCTGCCCATCAGCACCGCCATCATCGGCTGCGACACCGTGGCACAAGTGGAAGAGTGCGCGCAACTCGCTCGCGACTTCACCCCTCTCAGCGACCGCCAGATGACCGAGCTGGCGGATAAGACCGAGCCCATCGCAGAGCAGGCACTCTTTTTCCGCCTGATGCCACGCTGA
- a CDS encoding DUF6599 family protein → MVHGRLGFRVFAQSFIALSLAGAAAFASAEQQAQTTLVVPAAPLLPAKFGPWQAQDAAPPCTDCFHPEGQTAAVFKEDGLTRTSQQSYHLANGPQTMQVEAYQFIDATGAYSAFTYLRGSGAKNYSAARKSGSETIATGTGEFLVLSGTTVVDAHVKQPRPTTSDELRQLAVTLPKIGGIKGLAPQLPTYLPQKGLQDDSVRYALGPVGYQAMGGALPPEILGFDKAAEVITAKYSGKGLLTLLMLPTPQIAGDRGRAIAASLTQQGASAGTVKLRREGPLLLLTTGSWSPSEAEAMVNSIHLRNEVTWNKALPPEFHVEVQKTVSLLSGILIFCGLGALAAIVLGLFFGGGRAAIRVLQGKPAASEPEFLRIDLSGRAEPIHSDPPAAGSQG, encoded by the coding sequence ATGGTTCACGGCAGATTAGGATTTCGGGTCTTCGCACAGAGTTTCATCGCTCTGAGCCTCGCAGGCGCAGCCGCCTTCGCCTCGGCGGAGCAGCAGGCACAGACAACTCTCGTTGTGCCCGCCGCTCCGCTGCTTCCCGCGAAGTTCGGCCCATGGCAGGCGCAGGACGCCGCGCCTCCCTGCACCGACTGCTTCCATCCCGAGGGCCAGACTGCAGCCGTCTTCAAAGAGGACGGTCTCACTCGCACCAGCCAGCAGTCCTATCACTTGGCCAACGGTCCCCAGACCATGCAGGTCGAGGCCTACCAGTTCATCGATGCCACCGGAGCCTATAGCGCCTTCACCTATCTGCGCGGATCGGGAGCGAAGAACTACTCCGCCGCCAGAAAGTCCGGCTCCGAGACCATCGCAACCGGCACCGGCGAGTTCCTCGTCCTGAGCGGGACCACCGTGGTCGACGCGCACGTGAAGCAGCCGCGCCCGACAACCTCCGACGAGTTGCGCCAGCTTGCCGTAACACTGCCCAAGATCGGCGGAATCAAAGGGCTCGCTCCGCAGCTGCCGACCTACCTCCCGCAGAAAGGCCTGCAGGATGATTCTGTTCGCTACGCTCTAGGGCCTGTCGGATATCAGGCCATGGGCGGCGCGCTGCCCCCGGAGATCCTCGGCTTCGACAAAGCCGCCGAGGTCATCACGGCGAAGTACTCCGGAAAGGGACTGCTGACCCTGCTCATGCTTCCCACGCCTCAGATCGCCGGCGACCGCGGACGCGCCATCGCCGCCAGCCTCACCCAGCAGGGAGCCTCCGCCGGAACCGTGAAGTTGCGCCGCGAAGGACCGCTCCTCCTCCTGACCACCGGCTCCTGGAGCCCCTCCGAGGCCGAGGCGATGGTCAACAGTATCCACCTGCGCAACGAGGTCACCTGGAACAAGGCCCTTCCGCCTGAGTTCCACGTCGAGGTTCAGAAGACCGTCAGCCTGCTTAGCGGCATCCTTATCTTCTGCGGACTTGGGGCTTTAGCAGCAATCGTGCTCGGCCTCTTCTTCGGCGGAGGACGTGCCGCCATCCGCGTCCTGCAGGGCAAACCTGCCGCCTCCGAGCCGGAGTTCCTCCGGATCGATCTCAGCGGCCGCGCCGAGCCCATCCACTCCGACCCGCCAGCAGCCGGCTCCCAGGGTTGA